From a single Merismopedia glauca CCAP 1448/3 genomic region:
- a CDS encoding PEP-CTERM sorting domain-containing protein, producing the protein MNDFSFDVTDAGNGKVLFQINNAANNGAIGSIYWENTGNLLSNMVLNVGNIGNVNFKNISPGNLPQGNKIAFIEAFGARFQSGGSKRINGGESLGITFTGNFNSVINALQSEDLRVGIHVQELPQGQSDSFVSDGGETQVPEPLSILGTGVALGFGILFKKKGVSGNKKTSQL; encoded by the coding sequence GTGAACGATTTTTCTTTCGATGTAACTGATGCTGGAAACGGCAAAGTTTTGTTTCAAATCAACAATGCAGCTAACAATGGGGCAATTGGCTCAATTTACTGGGAAAACACAGGTAATCTTTTGTCAAACATGGTTCTTAATGTTGGCAATATCGGCAATGTTAACTTTAAAAATATCAGCCCTGGCAATCTACCTCAAGGTAATAAAATTGCCTTTATCGAAGCCTTTGGAGCTAGATTTCAAAGCGGGGGGAGCAAGAGAATTAATGGCGGAGAAAGTTTAGGAATTACTTTCACGGGGAACTTTAATAGTGTTATTAACGCTCTACAAAGTGAAGATTTGCGCGTGGGCATTCATGTCCAAGAACTACCCCAAGGACAAAGTGACAGTTTTGTCAGTGATGGTGGTGAGACACAGGTTCCTGAACCCCTATCAATTCTTGGTACTGGTGTTGCATTAGGATTTGGTATTTTGTTTAAGAAAAAAGGCGTTAGCGGCAATAAAAAAACTTCCCAACTTTGA